The following proteins are co-located in the Leptolyngbya sp. SIO1E4 genome:
- a CDS encoding ATP-dependent Clp protease proteolytic subunit yields MSSTIRAMQAPYYGDAYYRTPPPDLPSLLLKERIVYLGLPLYSSDEVKQQVGIDVTELIIAQLLYLQFDDPDKPIYFYINSTGTSWYDGNMIGYDTEAFAICDTINYIKPPVHTICIGQAMGTAAIILSAGTKGFRASLPHARIVLNQARSGAQGQATDIEIRAKEVLHNKRSMVEILAKNTGRSIEQVMQDSDRMFYMNPQEAKDYGIIDRILESPKELPKAPAMAN; encoded by the coding sequence ATGAGTTCAACCATCCGCGCCATGCAAGCTCCATACTACGGCGATGCCTATTATCGAACCCCACCTCCTGATCTGCCTTCATTGTTACTGAAGGAGCGTATCGTTTACCTTGGGTTGCCTTTGTACTCTTCGGACGAAGTAAAACAGCAGGTTGGCATTGATGTCACTGAGCTGATTATTGCCCAACTTCTGTATCTTCAGTTCGACGACCCTGATAAACCTATTTACTTCTACATCAACTCCACCGGGACTTCCTGGTACGACGGCAATATGATTGGCTACGACACAGAGGCCTTTGCCATCTGTGACACTATCAATTACATTAAGCCTCCTGTTCATACTATTTGCATCGGCCAAGCAATGGGAACAGCTGCGATTATCTTGTCAGCGGGTACAAAGGGCTTTCGCGCTAGTTTGCCCCATGCACGGATCGTTTTAAACCAAGCTCGGAGCGGCGCTCAGGGTCAAGCGACCGACATTGAGATTCGGGCCAAAGAAGTGCTGCATAACAAGCGCTCTATGGTGGAGATTTTGGCCAAAAATACGGGTCGCTCTATCGAGCAGGTCATGCAAGATTCTGACCGGATGTTCTACATGAATCCTCAAGAAGCGAAGGATTACGGCATCATCGATCGCATTTTAGAAAGTCCAAAAGAGCTGCCGAAAGCTCCGGCTATGGCAAACTAG
- a CDS encoding dipeptide epimerase → MQISVTPFTVHKQVPLTISRGTTAKSTNLWVRIVADGIEGWGEASPFSVGAHTQTPEAIAQELSALIPALEPFHPLQRQAVEPVLASVGSAARAAIDVALHDWLGKRVGLPLWQLWGLDRDRIGPTAVTVGLSAPDAARQRWQRWQSQVPTVQSIKVKLGNPAGIQADQAMFSALLSAIPPQTKVSVDANGGWHLSEALEMADWLAERGVTYIEQPLPVTLDDALAELSARSPLPIFVDESCFTSQDIPRLIGSVQGINIKLMKAGGLSEALRMIHIARACQLQVMFGCYSDSAVSNTALAHLAPLADHLDLDSHLNLTDDPFQGATIHSGCLLPNDAPGLGLTHHELPHR, encoded by the coding sequence ATGCAGATCTCCGTCACGCCCTTTACTGTTCACAAACAGGTTCCGCTCACCATCAGCCGTGGAACCACGGCTAAGTCTACAAATCTATGGGTTCGTATTGTCGCTGATGGGATTGAGGGTTGGGGAGAAGCTTCCCCCTTCTCAGTCGGAGCGCACACGCAAACCCCCGAAGCCATTGCTCAGGAACTATCCGCGCTGATTCCAGCCTTAGAGCCTTTTCACCCCTTACAAAGACAGGCAGTGGAGCCAGTTCTGGCATCAGTCGGGTCTGCGGCTCGCGCGGCTATTGATGTCGCGCTCCACGACTGGTTGGGGAAACGGGTAGGGCTACCCCTGTGGCAACTCTGGGGGCTCGATCGCGATCGCATCGGCCCGACCGCTGTTACCGTGGGTCTCAGTGCACCAGACGCGGCCCGACAGCGATGGCAACGGTGGCAGTCTCAGGTTCCGACCGTGCAGTCCATCAAGGTGAAACTGGGTAACCCTGCAGGCATTCAAGCTGATCAGGCAATGTTCAGCGCCCTACTATCGGCAATCCCCCCCCAGACCAAGGTCAGCGTAGACGCTAACGGGGGTTGGCATTTGTCTGAGGCCCTGGAGATGGCAGACTGGTTAGCCGAACGGGGTGTTACCTATATCGAGCAGCCTTTGCCCGTAACCTTAGATGACGCGCTGGCGGAGTTGTCGGCGCGGTCCCCCTTACCCATTTTTGTTGACGAAAGCTGCTTTACTAGCCAGGATATTCCTCGTCTGATTGGCTCAGTTCAAGGTATTAATATCAAGCTGATGAAAGCAGGCGGGTTGTCTGAAGCACTACGAATGATTCATATTGCCCGTGCTTGCCAGCTTCAAGTCATGTTTGGCTGCTATTCCGACAGCGCTGTGTCCAACACGGCGCTCGCTCATTTAGCGCCTTTGGCCGATCACCTCGATCTGGATAGTCATCTCAACCTGACCGATGATCCGTTTCAGGGCGCTACGATTCATTCAGGTTGTTTATTGCCCAACGATGCTCCTGGACTAGGGTTAACCCATCATGAATTACCTCACCGCTGA
- a CDS encoding VWA domain-containing protein, translating to MSVALHCALSDSYLDSHQTASQRQLAISIQVVEENSLGHAPLNLGLVLDHSGSMNGPPLATVKEAAGRLVDQLSEQDVLSIVVFDHQAKVLLPLQSMSDRDTIKRRIATLKPSGGTAIDEGMKLGIEEAAQGKQGKVSQLFLLTDGENEHGDNQRCLKMAQVAADHTLTVNALGFGDHWNQDILEKIADAGGGTLSYIEAPEAAVEEFNRLLTRAQSVFFTNAYLHLTLLPGVRLAELKPIAQVAPETVELTYLQEGNEVVIRLGDLMSETPRVVLTNLYIGAQGEGTFPIVKAAIRYDAPATGQEGLQSERVTVNATAQSTYQPALDQAVQKHVLTLAKYRQTQIAEQKLATGDRQGAATLLQSAAKTALQMGDTGAATVLQENATRLQTGQALSERDRKRTRIVSKTTLQ from the coding sequence ATGAGTGTTGCTCTCCATTGTGCCCTCAGTGATTCTTATCTCGATAGTCATCAAACTGCGAGTCAACGGCAGCTGGCTATCTCCATCCAAGTTGTGGAGGAAAATAGCCTGGGGCACGCTCCGCTAAATCTTGGCCTCGTGCTCGATCACAGCGGCTCGATGAATGGCCCCCCTTTAGCCACCGTTAAAGAAGCGGCAGGGCGCCTCGTCGATCAGCTTTCAGAGCAGGATGTCTTATCCATTGTGGTGTTTGATCACCAGGCGAAGGTGCTCTTACCGCTGCAGTCTATGAGCGATCGCGACACGATTAAACGCCGTATTGCAACCCTTAAACCCAGCGGTGGCACCGCGATCGATGAAGGCATGAAGCTGGGTATTGAAGAAGCTGCCCAAGGCAAACAAGGCAAGGTTTCACAGCTCTTTTTGTTGACCGATGGTGAGAATGAGCACGGTGACAATCAGCGCTGCCTCAAAATGGCTCAGGTGGCTGCAGACCATACGTTAACTGTCAACGCTTTGGGATTTGGCGACCATTGGAATCAAGATATCCTGGAAAAAATTGCCGATGCTGGGGGAGGAACCCTGTCCTACATTGAGGCTCCCGAAGCTGCCGTTGAAGAATTCAATCGCTTATTAACGCGGGCGCAATCAGTCTTTTTTACCAATGCTTACCTTCATTTAACGCTGCTGCCAGGCGTTCGCCTGGCAGAACTTAAGCCGATAGCTCAAGTTGCCCCAGAGACCGTTGAACTCACATACCTGCAAGAGGGCAACGAAGTGGTTATTCGCCTCGGGGACCTGATGTCAGAAACCCCTAGGGTTGTGTTGACCAATCTCTATATTGGCGCTCAAGGGGAAGGAACGTTTCCTATCGTCAAGGCGGCTATTCGCTATGATGCCCCCGCCACTGGCCAGGAAGGGCTGCAATCAGAACGTGTCACCGTCAATGCTACTGCCCAGAGCACCTATCAGCCCGCCCTTGACCAGGCGGTGCAAAAACACGTGCTCACCCTGGCCAAATATCGCCAAACTCAGATTGCTGAACAAAAGTTGGCCACTGGCGATCGTCAAGGTGCGGCGACCTTGTTGCAATCTGCCGCAAAGACTGCCCTACAAATGGGGGACACAGGAGCTGCCACCGTTTTGCAAGAGAATGCAACTCGCTTACAGACCGGACAAGCTCTATCGGAACGCGATCGCAAACGCACGCGTATCGTCTCAAAAACGACCTTGCAATAG
- a CDS encoding ATP-dependent Clp protease proteolytic subunit, with protein sequence MPIGTPKVPYRLPGSQYTQWIDLYTRLNQERIIFLGQEVTDGLANSIVAAMLYLDSEDNSKPIYLYINSPGGSVTAGMAIYDTMQYIKSDVVTICLGLAASMGAFLLAAGTQGKRLALPHSRIMIHQPMGGTGRQRLQATDIAIEAKEIIRVKHELNEMLAERTGKSIEQIERDTDRDYFMSAQESAEYGIIDRVIEERTPEAIAAATA encoded by the coding sequence ATGCCCATCGGTACCCCAAAAGTTCCTTATCGTCTACCGGGTAGTCAATACACCCAGTGGATTGATCTCTATACGCGCCTTAACCAGGAACGCATTATCTTTTTAGGGCAAGAAGTCACAGATGGCCTCGCGAATTCAATTGTGGCTGCCATGCTCTATCTCGATTCCGAAGATAACTCTAAGCCGATCTATCTCTATATCAACTCTCCAGGGGGGTCTGTAACCGCTGGGATGGCCATTTATGACACGATGCAGTACATCAAGTCGGATGTGGTCACCATTTGTTTGGGCCTGGCAGCTTCGATGGGAGCCTTCCTGCTAGCGGCTGGTACTCAGGGTAAGCGGCTGGCACTCCCCCATTCCCGCATTATGATTCACCAGCCGATGGGGGGAACGGGTCGCCAACGGTTACAGGCAACAGATATTGCCATTGAGGCCAAAGAGATTATTCGGGTCAAGCACGAGCTGAATGAAATGTTGGCCGAGCGCACGGGCAAATCCATTGAGCAAATTGAGCGAGACACCGATCGCGATTACTTTATGTCCGCTCAAGAATCAGCGGAGTATGGCATTATCGACCGGGTGATTGAAGAGCGCACCCCAGAAGCGATTGCGGCGGCTACGGCTTAA